In a genomic window of Diabrotica undecimpunctata isolate CICGRU chromosome 2, icDiaUnde3, whole genome shotgun sequence:
- the LOC140433301 gene encoding uncharacterized protein: MAYLNESHPEVFFAIPRPGGIAKIDLPEFAQPGREIRTSKGTLVSGRTLRSTRSIRSRGSTRSKSGFPVEEFFKVSPGYTTRDYRVTTAMVSSPWVLFDNSFEFPKPPNPAQDAMDLLAITLSTVMLLAAGHAEIPKEHQRWTLSYLENVRDQFGNNPPNVRGIINHMKMLDPELKSFNDNDKVNNATEEVEAESGLETGTEPAS; this comes from the exons atggcATACTTAAATGAAAGTCATCCAGAAGTATTTTTCGCTATTCCGAGACCTGGAGGAATAGCTAAAATAGATCTTCCCGAATTTGCTCAACCAGGAAGGGAGATTAGAACATCCAAAGGAACGTTAGTATCTGGAAGAACTCTTCGATCTACTAGATCTATAAGATCCAGAGGATCAACAAGGTCGAAAAGTGGATTTCCAGTAGAAGAATT tttCAAAGTTAGTCCAGGATATACCACAAGAGATTATCGGGTAACCACTGCTATGGTATCGTCCCCGTGGGTACTGTTCGATAACTCTTTTGAATTTCCCAAGCCTCCAAACCCAGCACAAGATGCTATGGATCTTTTAGCAATAACATTAAGTACGGTCATGCTGTTGGCAGCTGGTCATGCAGAAATTCCAAAAGAGCATCAAAG GTGGACTTTAAGTTACTTAGAAAATGTCAGGGATCAATTTGGAAATAATCCTCCCAATGTAAGAGGAATTATCAACCATATGAAGATGTTAGATCCGGAATTAAAGTCATTTAACGATAACGACAAAGTTAATAATGCTACAGAAGAAGTCGAGGCTGAGTCCGGATTAGAAACTGGAACTGAGCCTGCCTCTTAA